The stretch of DNA CGCCCCGCCCTTGCCCACCGGCAGCACCGACAAAATGCCCCCCGGATCGGCCGAAACCGCGTAATTGGCCACAAACAGATAGCGCCCGTCCTTGCTCAGACCGGCATGGGTGGGTTCAGCGCCCAGCGAGGACATGCGGTTGATAAAGGTCAGTCGCCCGCTGGCCGGATCCATCCGAAAGGCCGAGGCGCGGCCGACCGGATCACGCCCGCCTTCGCCGTTTTCATCCACCGCATAGAGCAGGCGATGATCGGTCGAAAGCACCAGCCAAGACGGGTTCTCCGCCGCAGTCACCTGCGCCGGGTGCGGGTCGATATGGCCGGTGCGGTCATCGAAATTGTAGAGATAGATCCCCTTGCTCTGTCCCCCTGTATAGGTGCCGATCAACAGGGGTGTGGCCATAGCCGATGAAGCCCCCAGCACCAGACCAAGCGAGCCGAGCAAAACTTTGAAAACCATGACCTGTATCCTGCCAAATGGGGCGATACAGGTGACCGCTTCACACGCCATCGTCAAGGCGCTTGGCAAGGTTCCGGTTCAGGCCGACTCCCGGATGACCAGTTCGTGGTCCAGAATGATCGTGGGCTGCTCGATGGTCTCGCCGCGAAAGATCGCCTGCATCATCCGCACGGCCGCCTCGCCCATTTGGGCGGCAGGCTGGCGGATCGTGGTCAGCGGCGGCGAGGCATAGGCGGCAAAGCGCATATCGTCGAAGCCGATCAGCGCAATGTCATCGGGCATGCGCAGCCCTTTTTCGCGGATGGCCGCCTGCGCCCCGATGGCCATTTCATCGCTGGCGCAAAATATGCCGTCGGGCCGTTCGGGGCAGGTCAGCAACTGCGCCATGGCCTCATAGCCCGACTCCATCGAGAAATTGCCCTCCACCACCCAATCGCCCCGCTGCTCCAGCCCGGCCCCGTCCAGAGCGCGGCGATAGCCTTCCAGCCGTTCCATGCTGACCGTATAGGGCCGCGGCCCCGAAATCATCGCGATCCGCTTGCGCCCGGAGGCGATCAGGTGCCGCACCGCCATTTCGCCGCTTTGGACATTGTCGATCTTGACCCTTGGGCAATTGGCGGCATGAACGCTGCCCTCGGCCAGGACCAGCGGAAAAGGCAAAGGCAATCCGGCCTCGACACTGTCGCGCAGAACGCCGGGCAGGAGCGAACCGAACAGGATCAGCCCATCTGCGACCCGCGAGGTGAGCAGTTCGACATAGTGGTCAAGCCGCTCCTGTT from Novosphingobium humi encodes:
- a CDS encoding LacI family DNA-binding transcriptional regulator; the encoded protein is MSDTPTIHDIAKYAGVSLATVSRVLREPEKVAPVRRSKVREAIAHFNYVPNAMAQQLRQPRFRTILVIIPDISNLFFAEALKNIENVAHQLGCRILIGETQRKQERLDHYVELLTSRVADGLILFGSLLPGVLRDSVEAGLPLPFPLVLAEGSVHAANCPRVKIDNVQSGEMAVRHLIASGRKRIAMISGPRPYTVSMERLEGYRRALDGAGLEQRGDWVVEGNFSMESGYEAMAQLLTCPERPDGIFCASDEMAIGAQAAIREKGLRMPDDIALIGFDDMRFAAYASPPLTTIRQPAAQMGEAAVRMMQAIFRGETIEQPTIILDHELVIRESA